One window of the Solanum stenotomum isolate F172 chromosome 11, ASM1918654v1, whole genome shotgun sequence genome contains the following:
- the LOC125845027 gene encoding protein IDA-LIKE 2-like — MISFFRRKVLVLWMAIILISIFGHFCHGSRSNSQVFNTINSQRNSYNHGHFWNFLPKRIPIPASGPSRKHNDIGLKSTWRLP; from the coding sequence ATGATAAGTTTCTTCAGAAGGAAAGTACTTGTCTTATGGATGGCTATTATATTAATCTCTATTTTTGGCCATTTTTGTCATGGTTCAAGAAGCAACTCACAAGTATTCAATACAATAAATAGCCAAAGAAACTCTTACAATCATGGCCATTTTTGGAACTTCTTGCCAAAAAGAATCCCAATTCCAGCTTCTGGTCCATCAAGAAAACATAATGACATTGGTTTAAAGAGTACTTGGAGATTACCATGA
- the LOC125845016 gene encoding U-box domain-containing protein 27-like has protein sequence MRKDELYITVPSFFRCPITLDVMKSPVSLCTGVTYDRSSIQRWLDSGNNTCPATMQVLQTKDLVPNYTLQRLIQIWSDSVRTQRSDTESNRVNSVNHDQVRELIKQFVNDFRVHSELEMNSDRLSKLLAFSEESAENLRFVASVAAESDFLAILTSFLVHNPKNLKVVEKIVPLWKMLLVERGSLSKIGKANDIYPAIIFALKHGSSKLKMEMSKALEFITSTDSEAKSSLSENNDLYSVLLSFSTINSDWNPDLMEVSVSCLISLAMLRKNRVKLVKAGAVKSVGKALSTAEMGTGLTDKVLRLLELISTCKEGRLELCNDGDCVQAIVKKVLKVSNEATEHAVTILWSLCCLFRDHRAQESVAKSNGMAKILLLLQSNCSPAVRQMAADLLKVFRVNSKAVSCLSTSYDTKTTHIMPF, from the coding sequence ATGCGGAAGGATGAACTGTACATAACGGTGCCGAGTTTTTTCCGGTGTCCGATTACACTAGACGTGATGAAATCTCCGGTGAGTTTATGCACCGGAGTTACTTATGACCGGAGTAGCATCCAGCGGTGGCTCGACAGCGGTAATAATACATGTCCGGCCACCATGCAGGTGCTACAAACTAAGGACCTTGTACCTAACTATACACTACAACGACTCATCCAGATCTGGTCTGACTCGGTCCGGACTCAGCGTTCCGATACCGAGTCTAACCGAGTTAACTCTGTTAATCACGATCAAGTTCGTGAGCTAATTAAACAGTTTGTAAACGATTTCCGAGTTCACTCCGAGTTGGAGATGAACTCGGATCGGTTATCGAAGCTCTTAGCCTTCTCAGAAGAATCAGCTGAGAATCTCCGATTTGTGGCTTCTGTAGCGGCGGAGAGTGATTTTCTCGCGATTCTGACTTCGTTCCTTGTTCACAACCCTAAAAATCTAAAAGTTGTGGAGAAAATCGTACCTCTCTGGAAAATGCTGCTGGTTGAACGAGGTTCCTTATCGAAAATCGGGAAAGCAAACGATATATATCCGGCGATAATATTTGCTCTGAAACATGGAAGTTCAAAGTTGAAAATGGAGATGTCAAAAGCTTTAGAGTTCATCACATCAACCGATTCCGAAGCTAAATCATCCTTATCAGAAAACAACGATTTGTATTCAGTTTTATTGAGTTTTTCAACAATCAATTCCGATTGGAATCCCGATTTAATGGAAGTCTCTGTTTCCTGTTTAATTTCTCTCGCAATGCTTCGGAAAAACCGGGTGAAGCTTGTGAAAGCCGGCGCGGTGAAATCAGTCGGAAAAGCATTGTCCACGGCGGAGATGGGAACCGGATTAACGGATAAAGTGTTGAGATTATTAGAACTGATATCTACTTGTAAAGAAGGAAGATTAGAACTGTGTAACGACGGAGATTGTGTACAAGCTATAGTGAAGAAAGTATTGAAAGTATCAAACGAAGCAACGGAACATGCAGTAACGATTCTATGGAGTTTGTGTTGCCTTTTTCGGGATCACCGGGCACAGGAATCGGTAGCGAAGAGTAACGGTATGGCGAAGATATTGTTATTGTTACAAAGTAATTGCTCGCCGGCGGTGAGACAAATGGCCGCCGATTTACTCAAGGTGTTTAGGGTGAATTCCAAAGCTGTTTCTTGTCTATCTACTAGCTATGATACTAAAACTACTCACATCATGCCATTTTGA